The nucleotide sequence TTTCCCTTTCATGGTCCGATCAGCTCTTGAAACGCCGATGAAGCGGCGACGATGCTGGTTGGGTGGGGCCGCGAGCTGCGCGTACAGACTGATGGCCGGGACGAACGCCGTCTCGAGTCAGCCCAAAGACACGTCCGGAGGTTGCCCCGAGACTCGGGCCCTTTGGCCCTGGCTCGTGGAGCCGCTTTGGCGAACTTTGGGAGCCTCGCAGAAAGGCAGCGGGGGGCGATGGACCCCTCGAAGCCCTGCCAACCGGCCCTAGCCGTCTGGCCCCCTGAGGACGAGCATTGGACCCGAGTCTGAGTCACAGGACTCCGATGACGGACGGAAGGAGGGCAGCCGAAGATGGTCGCTGCAATCGTCCCACTCGTCGTCCTCGGCGCGGGGTTCGTCGCTTACTGCCTCTACGACCTGCTCGGGTCCCAGGTGCGCTACCTGCCGAAGTGGGCCTGGGCCGCCATCTGCCTGGTATCGGTGCCCTTCGGTGGGCTCGTGTACTTGCTCGTGGGCAAGAAGAGCGCGTGAACGCCGTCGAGACCTCGGGGCTGTGCAAGGTCTACGGATCACAGCGGGCCCTCGACGCTGTCAACCTGCAGGTGCCCGGTGGTTCGGTGCTCGGGCTGGTCGGACCCAACGGCGCTGGCAAGACGACGCTGCTGTCTATCCTGGCGGGCCTCCGGCAGCCGACGTCGGGCTCCGTGACCATCGTGGCGGACCACCAATCGATCGCTACCTTGCCCGACACCCCACAGTTCGAGCCGTGGCTGACCGGGCGGGAAGTGGTGGACCTGGCCCGCGCCCTGGTGGCCCCGAGCCTCCCGCAGGCCCGGGTCGATGAGGTGCTGCAGGCGGCCGGGCTCGCGGACGACCGGGACCGGCGGGTGGGTGGGTACTCCAGGGGGATGCTCCAGCGCCTGGGGCTGGCCGCCACGCTCGTCGGTGCCCCGGAGCTGTTACTGCTCGACGAGCCGGCTTCGGCACTCGACCCCGCAGGCCGCCGCGAGGTCCTGGATCTGATCGCCGAGCTCCGCGGTCACGCCACCGTGATCCTGTCAAGCCACATCCTCGCCGACGTGCAGGAGGTGGCTGACCGGGTCGCCATCCTCCGGTCCGGCCGGCTGGTGTTCGAGGGATCCCTTGGGGAGCTGCTGACCGGCAAGACCCAGCCGGCCTACCAGGTCCGGGTCCGGCCCCCGCTGGAACCTGCAACCGTCGCCCTCAAATCCCAGCCTTGGGTCACCGACGTTGCCCAGCGCGGGCTGGATGTCCTCTCGGTGCGGGTCAGTTCCCTGGACGAGGCCGAGCGCTCGCTGACCAGAGTCCTGGCCGGCGTCCAGGCCCGGGTGGTGAGTCTGCGACCAGAAGCTCCCGACCTCGAGGAGGTCTTCCTGGAGGTGACGTCTTGAGCCTGTGGCGGCTGGAGTGGCTGCGCATCGTGCGCACCAGGCGCCTCATGGCCCTGGCCGGCACCTACCTCTTTTTCGGCGTCACCGGGCCGTTCGTGGCCAGGTACCTCCCGAACATCATCGGCCACGTTGGTGGGCGCGTCCGGGTGTCGGTCCCGCCCCCCGTGCCCGCCGACGGCGTTGCCCAGTACGTCTCGAACGCCTCGCAGATCGGCCTGCTCGTTGTCGTGCTAGTGGCCGGCGCCGCCCTCGCCTTCGATGCCCGTCGGGAGATGGGTATCTTCC is from Actinomycetota bacterium and encodes:
- a CDS encoding PLDc N-terminal domain-containing protein — encoded protein: MVAAIVPLVVLGAGFVAYCLYDLLGSQVRYLPKWAWAAICLVSVPFGGLVYLLVGKKSA
- a CDS encoding ABC transporter ATP-binding protein yields the protein MNAVETSGLCKVYGSQRALDAVNLQVPGGSVLGLVGPNGAGKTTLLSILAGLRQPTSGSVTIVADHQSIATLPDTPQFEPWLTGREVVDLARALVAPSLPQARVDEVLQAAGLADDRDRRVGGYSRGMLQRLGLAATLVGAPELLLLDEPASALDPAGRREVLDLIAELRGHATVILSSHILADVQEVADRVAILRSGRLVFEGSLGELLTGKTQPAYQVRVRPPLEPATVALKSQPWVTDVAQRGLDVLSVRVSSLDEAERSLTRVLAGVQARVVSLRPEAPDLEEVFLEVTS